One part of the Xiphophorus hellerii strain 12219 chromosome 17, Xiphophorus_hellerii-4.1, whole genome shotgun sequence genome encodes these proteins:
- the ttll1 gene encoding polyglutamylase complex subunit TTLL1 has protein sequence MAGKVKWVTDIEKSVLINNFEKREWVQVTENEDWNFYWMSIQTIRNVFSVDTGYRLSDEQLVNHFPNHYELTRKDLMIKNIKRYRKELEKEGSLLAEKDKNGKYIYLDFVPVTFMLPADYNLFVEEFRKNPSSTWIMKPCGKAQGKGIFLINKLSQIKKWSRDSRTSTFVAASSGKEAYVISLYIDNPLLIGGKKFDLRLYVLVTTYRPLKCYMYKLGFCRFCTVKYTPSTSELDNMFVHLTNVAIQKHGDDYNHVHGGKWTVSNLRLYLESTRGKEVTNRLFDQIHWIVVQSLKAVAPVMNNDKHCFECYGYDIIIDDKLKPWLIEVNASPSLTSSTANDRILKYNLINDTLNIVTPNGEIPDCRWNRSPPREALGNYQVLYDEEQAQSESAEHDLRSRSGQLLGSKGTRGSAGARPAAATWK, from the exons ATGGCCGGGAAGGTGAAGTGGGTGACAGATATTGAGAAGTCAGTGCTCATCAATAACTTTGAAAAAAGAGAATGGGTTCAAGTGACAGAAAACGAGGACTGGAATTTCTACTG GATGAGCATCCAGACCATCAGGAACGTGTTCAGCGTGGACACCGGCTACCGGCTGTCGGATGAGCAGCTGGTGAACCATTTCCCGAACCACTACGAGCTGACCAGGAAAGACCTGATGATCAAGAACATCAAGCGCTACCGCAAGGAGCTGGAAAAGGAAGGAAGTCTGCTTGCAGAGAAGGACAAGAACGGAAAATACATTTATCTGG ATTTTGTTCCTGTGACGTTTATGCTCCCGGCTGATTATAATTTGTTTGTGGAGGAGTTTCGCAAGAATCCGTCCAGCACCTGGATCATGAAGCCCTGCGGGAAAGCCCAGGGGAAGGGCATCTTCCTCATCAACAAGCTATCGCAGATTAAGAAGTGGTCGCGCGACAGCCGGACGTCCAC GTTTGTTGCAGCATCCAGCGGGAAAGAGGCGTATGTGATCTCTCTGTACATCGACAACCCTCTGCTGATTGGCGGGAAGAAGTTCGACCTTCGACTTTATGTTCTGGTGACAACATATCGGCCGTTAAAGTGCTACAT GTACAAATTGGGGTTCTGCCGGTTCTGCACGGTGAAGTACACACCCAGCACCAGTGAGCTGGACAACATGTTTGTGCATCTCACTAATGTGGCCATCCAGAAACACGGG GACGACTACAACCACGTTCACGGGGGAAAGTGGACAGTCAGTAATCTTCGCTTGTACCTGGAGAGCACCAGAGGAAAGGAGGTGACAAACCGGCTGTTTGATCAGATCCACTGGATCGTGGTGCAGTCACTGAAGGCGGTTGCA CCTGTGATGAACAATGACAAGCACTGTTTTGAGTGTTACGGGTATGACATCATCATCGACGACAAGCTGAAGCCGTGGCTCATCGAG GTTAACGCCTCTCCGTCGCTGACCTCCAGCACAGCCAACGACCGCATTCTGAAATACAACCTCATCAACGACACGCTCAACATCGTCACGCCCAACGGGGAGATCCCAGACTGCCGCTGGAATCGCAGTCCGCCCAGAGAGGCCCTGGGGAACTACCAAGTCCT GTATGACGAGGAGCAGGCCCAGAGCGAGAGCGCCGAGCATGACCTGAGGAGCCGCTCGGGTCAGCTGCTGGGTTCAAAGGGCACCCGGGGGAGTGCTGGCGCCCGTCCTGCCGCAGCCACATGGAAGTGA
- the mcat gene encoding malonyl-CoA-acyl carrier protein transacylase, mitochondrial: MLAPKVVGMAAAFRWKVRPVVYLSRRLSTQEQAGPPDSPPESQLPAVKVRRPRKDPRGHSVLLFPGQGSQFVGMGKGLTKYPNVKEMFSAAQKILGYDLLTLCLEGPEKDLLKTVHCQPAVFVTSLAAVEKLHHENPKAIETCVAAAGFSVGEFAALVFAGAMNFSEALYAVKVRAEAMQKASELVPSGMLSVVGRPQAHYKYACLQAREHCKSLGIEDPVCSVANYLFPDGRVIAGHQQALDFLQQNSRRLEFIRAKPLPVSGAFHTELMASATKPLREVLQQVEVRRPEIRVYSNVDGKRYMSESHVRKQLVKQLVSPVKWEQALHEIYERMQGESFPQTYELGPGKQLGVTLQKCNRKASQLYAHVDVTASEK; encoded by the exons ATGCTAGCACCGAAGGTTGTCGGAATGGCCGCAGCCTTCAGATGGAAGGTCAGACCGGTGGTCTATCTGAGCCGGAGACTGTCCACCCAGGAGCAGGCTGGACCTCCGGACTCTCCCCCGGAGAGCCAGTTACCTGCGGTCAAGGTGCGAAGACCGAGAAAGGATCCCAGGGGCCATTCCGTGCTTCTCTTCCCCGGGCAGGGTAGCCAGTTTGTGGGTATGGGTAAAGGACTGACGAAGTACCCCAACGTGAAAGAGATGTTCTCCGCAGCGCAGAAGATTCTCGGCTACGACCTGCTGACGCTGTGCCTGGAGGGGCCGGAGAAGGACCTGCTGAAGACGGTGCACTGTCAGCCGGCGGTGTTCGTCACCTCTCTGGCTGCGGTGGAGAAGCTGCACCATGAAAACCCAAAG GCTATTGAGACGTGTGTCGCTGCTGCAGGTTTCAGTGTTGGTGAATTTGCTGCTCTTGTTTTTGCTGGAGCCATGAACTTTTCAGAAG CTTTGTATGCAGTGAAGGTGCGTGCAGAGGCCATGCAGAAAGCCTCTGAACTGGTTCCCAGTGGGATGCTGTCGGTCGTTGGCAGACCGCAGGCTCATTATAAATACGCCTGCCTTCAAGCCAGAGAGCACTGCAAGAGTCTGGGGATCGAGGACCCCGTTTGCTCTGTGGCCAACTATTTATTCCCGGATGGCAGGGTCATTGCAGGGCACCAGCAG gCCCTGGACTTCCTCCAGCAGAACTCGCGCCGTCTAGAGTTCATCAGGGCCAAACCTCTCCCAGTTAGCGGAGCATTCCACACCGAGCTGATGGCGTCGGCTACCAAACCACTAAGAGaggtgctgcagcaggtggAG gTGCGACGCCCCGAGATCAGGGTCTACTCCAATGTGGACGGAAAGCGCTACATGAGTGAAAGCCACGTTCGCAAGCAGCTGGTCAAGCAGCTGGTGTCGCCGGTGAAATGGGAGCAGGCTCTGCATGAAATCTACGAAAGGATGCAGGGGGAGAGTTTCCCTCAAACATACGAGCTTGGCCCCGGGAAGCAGCTGGGCGTCACGCTGCAGAAGTGCAACAGGAAGGCCTCTCAGTTGTACGCTCACGTGGACGTCACCGCAAGCGAAAAGTGA
- the def6c gene encoding differentially expressed in FDCP 6 homolog, whose protein sequence is MDLKSELLKSIWYAFTSLDVERCGKVSKSQLKVLSHNLYTVLNIPHDPVALEEHFQDDDDGPVSNHGYMPYLNKYILDKVKEGMFDKERFDDLCWMMTMKKNFNMTSQRLLLSERDCFKLFCLFNLLSEDSYPLVMITEEVEYLLKKICTAMSQEWDGKPLEDLISRDPTVQEEGMSVWTFLEQMSTGQLLRVTSVEAFSLALHEVFLEMYHNVLKRGYMWKKGHMRRNWTERWFVLRSSSMVYYVSEDLKDKRGEIQLDRSCVVEPVPDREGKRCLFCVKTHNKTYEMSASDQRQKVEWTQAIQTALRLQREGNSSLHQELKLKRRVQREHSNRERSRSTRSSCSSRSSQSDDSNFQEMERMEKEKEKQDLEIESIIQHARELEIRRRESEERERRKQREVQMDLERQLKEAEMMRDSMQAEIQEKERKAEQQKRRIQELELTQQKLEAALNMEIQARLEEERARQELERLLEAEEEKKMQFQLLQEQEKILQRLSSTCEASNGTVDENTPSALYSASVELRNLQASRKRSHQHLEEMQERLRNASQHVRHWNVQLNRLMTPITPAERLDSRLQSKYTCPKKEGALASNEFICKYKIRNEQNNRIRGDESENLEVQLEADSLSEESGC, encoded by the exons ATGGACCTTAAATCCGAGCTCCTCAAGTCGATCTGGTACGCTTTCACATCGCTGGACGTGGAGAGGTGCGGGAAGGTAtccaaatctcaactaaag GTCCTTTCCCACAACCTGTACACGGTTCTGAACATCCCACATGACCCGGTTGCCCTGGAGGAGCACttccaggatgatgatgatggtccGGTTTCTAACCATGGCTACATGCCCTACCTCAACAAATATATACTGGATAAG GTGAAAGAGGGGATGTTTGACAAAGAAAGATTTGACGACTTGTGCTGGATGATGACCATGAAGAAGAACTTCAACATGACGTCGCAGAGGCTGCTGCTGTCGGAGCGGGACTGCTTTAAGCTCTTCTGTTTGTTCAACCTGCTGTCTGAGGACAGCTACCCACTGGTGATGATCACAGAGGAG GTAGAATATCTCCTGAAGAAAATCTGCACAGCTATGAGCCAGGAGTGGGATGGGAAGCCCTTAGAGGACCTTATAAGTCGGGACCCCACAGTGCAGGAAGAGGGCATGTCGGTGTGGACGTTCCTGGAGCAGATGAGTACGGGTCAGCTGCTGAGGGTCACCAGCGTCGAGGCCTTCAGCTTGGCTTTGCACGAAGTCTTCCTGGAGATGTATCACAATGTCCTCAAGAGG GGTTACATGTGGAAAAAGGGGCACATGCGCAGGAACTGGACGGAGCGCTGGTTCGTGCTCAGGTCCTCCTCCATGGTCTACTACGTCAGCGAGGACTTAAAAGACAAGCGAGGGGAAATCCAGCTGGACAGGAGCTGCGTTGTAGAG cCTGTTCCAGACAGGGAGGGGAAACGCTGCCTGTTCTGTGTGAAAACCCACAACAAAACCTACGAGATGAGCGCTTCTGACCAGAGGCAGAAGGTGGAGTGGACTCAAG CTATTCAAACAGCCCTCCGTCTTCAGCGTGAGGGTAACTCCTCCCTCCACCAGGAGCTGAAGCTGAAGCGGCGCGTCCAGCGGGAACACAGCAACCGGGAGCGCAGCCGCAGCACCcggagcagctgcagcagccggagcagccaatcagatgacTCCAACTTCCAAGAGATGGAGCGgatggagaaggagaaggagaagcagGATTTGGAAATTGAGAGCATCATTCAG CATGCGCGAGAGTTGGAGATCCGCAGAAGGGAGTcggaggagagggagagaaggaAGCAGAGGGAGGTGCAGATGGATCTGGAGAGACAGCTGAAGGAGGCTGAAATG ATGAGGGACAGCATGCAGGCTGAGATCCAGGAGAAGGAAAGGAAGGCCGAGCAGCAGAAGAGACGGATCCAGGAGCTGGAGCTGACGCAGCAGAAGCTGGAAGCAGCTCTCAACATGGAGATCCAGGCTcggctggaggaggagagggccCGACAGGAACTGGAGAG GTTGCTGGAGGctgaagaggagaagaagatgcagtttcagctcctccaggaaCAGGAGAAGATCTTACAGCGCCTTAGCTCCACGTGCGAAGCCTCAAACGGGACGGTGGACGAGAACACGCCGTCCGCCCTCTACTCGGCCTCCGTGGAGCTCCGAAATTTGCAGGCATCTCGTAAGAGGAGCCATCAGCACCTTGAG GAGATGCAGGAGAGGCTGAGAAACGCCAGTCAGCACGTACGCCACTGGAACGTCCAGCTGAACCGCCTGATGACGCCGATCACTCCTGCAG aGCGTTTGGACAGTCGTCTTCAGTCAAAATATACTTGTCCCAAAAAAGAAGGAGCGCTGGCCAGCAACGAGTTCATCTGTAAATATAAGATAAGGAACGAACAGAACAACAGAATACGTGGAGACGAATCGGAGAATCTGGAGGTGCAGCTGGAGGCCGACAGCCTCTCAGAGGAATCAGGATGTTAG